In Festucalex cinctus isolate MCC-2025b chromosome 9, RoL_Fcin_1.0, whole genome shotgun sequence, the DNA window gataAGGGAGTTCGGTTTGTGAACAGATTGCATCCTCTTGATCTGCACTTTCTTATTTTCTCAGGTACGGTACAGTCAACACCCGCGTGTTTAACTATTacttttttaagtgttttttttttttaaatataatggcGGAGCATAGCCTTCCATTATTTACAGAAAAATTTACGTACttgttatttgtgtttttttcccgcACATAATACAGATGATGGTTTCCCcttaaaaaagagagaaaatcataaaaaacaaaaaaaaacaaaaaaacagcattaacaaaaacaatgaatagGTGACTAACAATTTTTCTAATAAAAGTTTGCCATGTcttgagcaaaaaaacaaaacagcaaatagTGGtgggtggataaaaaaaaaaaagtaagctaTTTGTAATGACTGTGATCACAAAAATAGGGACTAGCATCTTGAACTATACTGAAGTGAGATGCGAGTCTTAATTTAGACAAATGTAGTGCTCTGGCGGCATCATAGTGCCAAGTAGCTAATGAACAACCACACatagtcatgtttttttgtgggtgcacTCTTATACACTTATAAAATCACATATACAGTGTTTTTGTGCTCAGAAAAAATAGCTGCTATCTtagtgccaaggaactatgttgaagtgagttgcaGAAGTTATTTATGACTgaagtagtgctttggcaccatcttgtggtcTTTTGGTGTCCAGGAACTGCAGTTGAGTTCGTTCAAGTTGCATTACTGTCACTCACTTTTGAGTCGTCAAAACGAAACATTCAGAAGATATTTGCAGGTTACATTCTTCCTATTCCACAACTGTCATTTCAGATATCGACAAAATCATTCTGACTAGTTATGATGCCAGTTCAAGATACCTTCAAGTCACCTCAATTTACAGTTTTCACTACCAGTCGAAGCATCTATGaaaatttaaattagttcccttttttttttttttttttgaatctaTTATCGCCATTtggattcttcaaaatggccgatgctgaTATTCGTCAAAgatgctgaatatcggcccaGCCAACATAGCTGTTAAATGTTGAATCCGCTCgccaatagggatgtaatgatatccaaagggcacgatacgatacgatatcacaatatgaaggtcgcgatacgataattatcacaatattgtggggaggtttgcaatacaaaaaaaggtcacattattgaaaaaaaataaaagaaaaaaataaataaaaagagctcacACGATATCGTCGTTATTTACACGACCTAACATGACTTCATGATTGTatacatgctaaatgctaaatctTAAAATCAGTCCAATCAATCCAAACGTGATACTTACAAATAAAAGTGtcttgacttttgttttgcCTTGGCTCGCCAAAAGGGTCGAATTCCGAGACGATGATGAGCGGCGACGGGGATCTCCTTCTGACGCGCGAGCTGTCCAAGATGTCCGACGAGGACCTGCTGGCGTGCTCCAAGGAGGAGCTGCTGAGCCGCCTGCGCAAGGAGGAGTCGGACAAGATCTCGGCGCTGGTCCAGCGGGGGCGTCTCATCAAGGAGGTCAACAAGCAGCTGCAAGGCCACCTGCTGGAGATCCGCGAGCTCAAGGTGATCAACCAGCGTCTGCAGGAGGAGAACGCCGAGCTGCGCGACCTCTGCTGCTTCCTGGACGACGACCGGCTCAAAGTGAAGAAGCTGGCGCGCGAGTGGCAGCACTTTGGCCACCACGCCGCCAAGGTGATGCGCGAGGACCTGGGCGGATACCTGAAGAAGCTGGCCGAGCTGGAGCGCAGCCAGGACGGCTTGGTCAAGGAGAACCTGGACCTGAAGGAGCTGTGCCTGGTCCTGGAGGAGGAGTGCGTCGGCCGGAGCGACTCCAGCCCCGCCGGATCTACCGAGCTGGCCTTGCCGTCGTGCATGGTGGCCCGGGACCTGGGCGACGGAAGCTCCAGCACGGGGAGCGTGGGCAGTCCGGACCAGCTCCACCTGGTCTGCTCGCCCGATGACTGAGTGACGCCGTGTCGACAAAAAGGGCTTGGAAAATGGACGCTGAGGGCTAGACACAAAGGGCTGCGTTCGGAAtcgtttgactgccaaatgttgtcatagaaaaaacaaactccGACAGTGCCGGCCGATttagagcattttcactcaaggCAAATAGAATATTGTCCACTATGACTACAGGAACAAGGTGGATGCCATATGacagattggattccattctttaattagagggggaaaaaaaagtgcgttTACTTATACCGTTCTTACGACGGCGTATTGGGCCAAATATAtattaaagtggcaaatttgcgagaaaaaactcgtaaatttgcgcgaaaaaaaatcgtaaatttacgagtcagaaagtggcaaatttgtgactttcaaaagtggcaaatttgcgactttcaaaagtggtaaatttgtgtctttataaagtggaaaatttgacactttattaagtggcaaatttgtgagaaaaaaaacttgtaaatttgcgaATTTAGAtcgtggcaaatttgtgactttctaaaagtggcaaatttgacactttctaaactcgcaaatttgacaCTTAAAGTGTCaattaaagtggcaaatttgtgagaaaaaaacttgtaaatttgcgaATTTAGAtcgtggcaaatttgtgactttctaaaagtggcaaatttacaagaaaaaactcgtaaatttgcgacttttttaagttgcaaatttgacactttctaaactcgcaaatttgacaCTTAAAGTGTCAAttaaagtgtcaaatttgcgagaaaaaaaactttaaatttgcgagtttataaagtgtcagatttgcaagaaaaaaactctGACAGTtacgagaaatacacgtagcgACCGAAACGTCTCGGTGCAAACGTTCAAGTAGtacgctacgtgtatttcttgtaagtttctgagtttttttcctcgcaaatctgacactttataaacttgcaaatttgccactttataaactcgcacatttgccactttagaaagtcacaaatttgccactttctaaactcacaaatcttaggtgtttttttttggcatattgCCCCCACCttctcaaaaaatatatttatacatggcCCTAATATGCCATCTTAGAATGCGCCATCTTAGATTGTTCCTAAAAAGTctgctaaaaaaatatatatatatatatatatatatatatatatatatatatatatacgaacgattcaagtgaaaaaaagtcaagaatCATTTGACATTTCTGACTCACTATTATgaaataaggatttattttgATGTATTTCGCAAAATACATGATGAAATCCCATAAATAccaaagtctgctagcttactACTAACATAGAATGGGAAATGCCATAGGCGGGCTaactgattattttattttggggaatacACTTTTTGGAAGTTTATCCCAGTTTTTTTCAAGAATGTTTTgggttcaacaaaaaaaaaaatatattatttttttccatttggggAAAAACTGTAAAACCTTGACGTGGCGAGGGTTCGATTCCGAGTGCAGCCAAGTTGTTCCATTCAACTCCGTGAGCCTTTTTGAATGCTGCAAGACTCGCCGTGTGCCACATCGTTGACCTTTTTCAGGACTTTTTCACACAAATTTCTTGATACTGTAGGTTTACATCCATTTTACAGGTTTTCTAATGACTCTTCTGCCCAAATCCTTTTTTTCAGTGGTTTGTTGTTTagaaaaagaacacaaaaaaaaggaagtaatGGGACCAAAAAGTGGGTCACGTTGATGTATGTCATGCACTGGACGAGAGTTGCAAAGCGGTGGgaaatttacaagaaatttCCGGGAAGTTACAATGGGAAATTTTCCATGGAAATTTATGGGAATTGATATTTgagattaaattatttatttatttattttctgccaTGCTAAATTGCCCAGAAACGAGGGAATTACATTACCTTAATtactcaatttttatttatttttttattaactagAACAGCAATATTGATGTTCAggcctcaatttttttttgaattactTGTAACAAAAATTTGATTTATGGTAAAATATCAACCTGCAACTATATTTAAGTTAATTCACTCAGAAGGCTCTCTTCTccccacaagaaaaaaaaaatttctagcATTTTCTGTTCTATCAATCAGTTGTAACATGGGTTGGTTTCCCTCAAAACACTTTCTTCACAATAagacaccaaaaacaaaactgagaaattgatttttgatgacaaaataatttcatttgaaCATCACTGCCATTCGCCATTACCTCTGTGAACTGCATTATAATTGCACAATTTGCGACTCATTCTCTGTTGATACCATACAAAATTCTGTTTGGAGTGTGAACTCAAGCTTGTCCGGATTATGTCGGCTTTTTTCACCGTCATGCTAGACGTGAGAAGTCCAGTTTCACCTCCCAATCTAATCTTCTACCCAAAGTCTGTGCAAAACGATGCAAACTCATTCGTCAACATCAGGATAACAAATATAaacgtctatggcagtgaatgagttttgagCCAAATTTTCAATGTTATGCTTGATTCCTATAAATTGCTCTGTGGAAAATTACCTGGAATTTGCAAGCCGACACTGAACTAGCCGACactggtagaaaaaaaacaaaacaaaacaaaaaaaacatctaaagagcctttttttttttctattgcacTGGACATCGCAACGGTTGGTCTGAAGATCAACTTCAATCCAGTTTTGAGCCATATTTAGTTGGAGGAATCAACCCCTCATAAGCACTGAAGCGGCGTCGGAGGTTGTGAAAATTTTGCCAAGGGCGCCCAAGCACGTTTTGTGCACTCTCCGCCTCAGGACCAGGATGTGGGCGCCATACAACGACGGCGCGTTGGCATGACGCCCCTTTCAGGTTTTACGGCGGCCAGCGAGCGAGCGTCGATGTCCTCGGACTCACGCCAACACTTTTTTCAAATCAACTGGAAAGGCTTTGTATCAAACtggacgaagaagaagagcaacAAGTGGGAACGCTTTGGATTCTTCATCGCTCGAATGCATTTTGACTTGATGTTCACTTAAGACACAGCACAGACTTTGAGTTGCATCTTCTCTCTATGCTTTGTATTTACAAAACCCTGTAACATTAAGGAGAGTTTACAAtactcacaaaaagtttgaGGATTCAGGAGGGAAATTTcaagaggaaaataaaaataaaatttcaccGTTACTGGCTAACGTAtgttaaaatcaaacaaaaaataaatcaatttagaACtgcctaaatgtatttataatggaaaaaatgtaGCATGTTGAACTAAatttagagttaaaaaaaaagaaaagttttttgcTTTggtcaatgttaaaaaaaagatttttgtgaaataaatttaaCTAAAGAAAATagattatgataaaaaaaaattcagagtatttttttattttgtcagtgttaaaattaagttaaaaatatttttatcaatACTTAAATCAGTTTGAACTTTGAAGAAATGTTTGTCAGTGTTTATATAAACAGAATTTTAAAAGATTGGTTACGtgaatgttaaaataaataaattatattaaaaaagacttcatgtgaaaataaattcagAGTGACAAAAGAAAGAacccctcttttttttattttaaaatcaattatggttaaaaaataaataaaaaaaaaggattgttgTTCAAGTAAATTCAGTgtaaagtttagattttttttggtcaattttaaaatacagtctgaattattcaaaatgttttcgaAAATAAATTATagcataatttacatgttcaaaattataaTACTATATTGATAATATACTATTTATTTTCAAAgatgtttttgaaaataaaatatagtatcataatttacatgttcaaaactgATACTATATTTTACTTtcgaaaacatttttaagaattcagaatggattttaaaagtgaccaaaaaaaatctaaactttactctgaatttattatatatatttaaatatttgtgtTAAATTCAGAGTAAAGTTTAGAAGTTTAGATTTGTCAATTTTAAAATTGACAACAAATCTAAACTTTACtctgaattatatatatatatatatatatatatatatatatatatatatatatatatatatatatatatatatatatatatatatatatatattttacaaaaatatttgttaaattCAGAGTAAAGTTTAGATTTTGTTGtcaattttaaaacacattttgaattcttagggtttttttttcctcatttatttatttaaagtaatTTGGCCTTCAGTAAACTTTTCTTGTGCATACAAGTCAAGGTCtttcttttcaaatgtatttctaAAGACTTCGATGCCTTCCTGTGTCTCTTCCAGTCTCTGTTGCAACCTGCTGATGACATTCTTCTCGCTTTCTTTGCATTTAACATTGCAACAGGGAGACTGGAAAACATCACAGAAAAGCACATGCAGGAACGTTGAATATCCCAAACTTTTTGTGAGTACACACTGTATATCTTTGAGtcgtctttttttcctcttgattTGTATCTGTATTACGTGGCATTGCAAACCCTTTTCGGTTGAACGATCCCATCGGACCATGCGCGGGATTGAGCGATGTTTTATGGGCTGGGCTGTGTGCTCATAGTGCGTTGAAGAGCTTTAAATACAGTCCTATGACACTTTGCCGCCGCGCTGTGCTGTCCTTTCTTTTGTGTGAAACGCACGagtacaccacacacacacatgattgATTTGTGCACGTGTGCTGTGTTGACCTCTTGCCCCGGGCAAGAAGGACTCCGGAAAACAAATCACTTGATTAGCAACACCGAaagcaaaccaaaaaataaataaaaaatcacattccCAATGACCAATCTTATAAAAGCACCTGCATCCTAACCAAAAGTAACTTTGGTAGAAGCTAAATTGCCATTTATAAATCTTAATCTGACTAAATTAATTTTCTGTATTCTAAGTACTGTATTAGATAAAAATTGAGGTGTTAGAATTTTATTGTAGCTTACAATAAAAGAGTAGTTTTCTAGTTTTTTACTCCAATTACCACctcaaaaaaaattgttctcCAAATACtatcattaataataaataatcaaagGTAGTAGGCCTACCATTAAGGGGgaaattttatttgtaaaagtaAATTTAATATTACCACaatttgagaatcactgcagTAAAGGATAATATCCCAAATCGGATAAatgtactgtattgcaaaacaataacaacaacaaaaactgccacgctgcgattggttggcaaccagtccagggtgtcccccgcctactgcccagagccagctgagataggcgccagcagcccccgcgacccttgtgaggaataagcggtcaagaaaatggatggatggatggaaaaactgCCACGCTTGAAGGGAGCTTCCAGTGTCTGTGTCAGACGTGATTGGGCAGCCAGATCGTATCGGGTTCGCCTAAAGAACACgtcccgctacaggattggctggaaatgatcCAGTTGACTCAAacgttggaaagaaaatattaatgatgtaatttaaataacaaaatgtacggactgaaattgtaaaaatgtaaataaacctaagaataaaaacgcaaaatatatttaataaataaaacagattgaCGAAATGATAAATACGCAAAATAATTGTCTcgaatgtgacaaatattgtcagtttagattgtttaaggcgcagtctgccggtttcactcaggaaaatgtactttaaatacaggatttaaacaaacaaactacttctcaatttacagatctgggcttttcttcgcgtttgggggtgattttgtcctaaacccccacacccccagcctgtattttgccattttatgtttgttttggaaacagcgggacgtttctgtggaaaggcagtgtttacacccttccaggcaatcgcagagcggggggggtggcatgtcgcaaacggggccgggcgaacgtgtcagctgcgtgacgtcactcccgcgacaatttaaaagcacgcacgaaaatttttttccttcactcattcactcacgtaaacttctgtgagtgagtgagtgagtgagtgagtgagtgagtgagtgagtgagtgagtgagtgagtgagtgagtgagtgagaaaaaaataaaataaaccgtgcgtgctttcaaattgccgtgggagtgacgtcacacagctgacacgttcgcccggcaccgtttgcgacacgcaccCCACCATTCTGCGATTgcctggaggggtgtaaacactttcTTTCaacagaaatgtcccgctgtttacaaaacaaacacaaaatgacaaaatacaggctgtgggggtgggggtttaggacaaaatcaccaccaaagattaa includes these proteins:
- the ccdc85b gene encoding coiled-coil domain-containing protein 85B produces the protein MMSGDGDLLLTRELSKMSDEDLLACSKEELLSRLRKEESDKISALVQRGRLIKEVNKQLQGHLLEIRELKVINQRLQEENAELRDLCCFLDDDRLKVKKLAREWQHFGHHAAKVMREDLGGYLKKLAELERSQDGLVKENLDLKELCLVLEEECVGRSDSSPAGSTELALPSCMVARDLGDGSSSTGSVGSPDQLHLVCSPDD